A genomic segment from Syngnathus scovelli strain Florida chromosome 3, RoL_Ssco_1.2, whole genome shotgun sequence encodes:
- the rtn4r gene encoding reticulon-4 receptor isoform X1, with protein sequence MMSSKQEKAKTKEQQQKQDTRNKTRNSWRWKVTSRHDTNKGHNKHGGSRFKATEVQNCQRGRLLVVLMWLNFASQSASCPAKCVCYSEPRPTVACQQQGLFSIPTEIPVRSQRIFLQSNKLTVVRSTSFSSCQNLTVLWLYSNNISHIEAGAFYGLEKLEELDIGDNGNLRTISPTAFRGLTKLHTLHLHRCGLSELPVGVFRGMFSLQYLYLQDNNILTLHDDTFLDLANLTYLYLHNNKIKVVTDNMFRGLINLDRLLLHQNRVIFVQARAFSDLAKLKSLFLFFNNLTVLTGETMEPLSTLQYLRLNGNQWICDCRARTLWEWFKRFKGSSSELECDVPEFLAGKDLKRLKSEDLEGCVETPQIQTNLFSSKAQSGKFPSTENPQEDTVPRCCLSDTDKSSILSGKSRQITNNPLKEKENMSKTKFKDPERTKNDTQNKQNDGPLGTLSNTLDQSLENMNPNLIDSLESSTASSKKKKKCSKKPRSDSHCIKGRGATLQVLHILLLPTIWISLAMS encoded by the exons ATGATGTCATCAAAACAAGAAAAGGCCAAAACaaaggaacaacaacaaaaacaagacaCCAGAAACAAAACACGGAACAGCTGGAGATGGAAAGTAACGAGTAGACACGACACGAACAAAGGACACAATAAACACGGAGGATCCCGGTTCAAGGCTACGGAAGTGCAAAACTGCCAAC GGGGGCGGCTACTGGTTGTGTTGATGTGGCTGAACTTTGCGAGTCAAAGTGCCAGCTGCCCAGCCAAGTGCGTATGCTACAGTGAACCCCGGCCCACCGTCGCATGCCAGCAACAAGGACTCTTTTCCATCCCTACTGAGATCCCGGTGCGGAGCCAGCGAATCTTCCTCCAGAGCAACAAGCTGACGGTCGTGAGATCCACAAGCTTCAGCTCTTGTCAAAATCTTACCGTCCTGTGGCTCTACTCCAACAACATTAGCCACATCGAGGCGGGCGCCTTCTACGGCTTGGAGAAACTGGAGGaactggacatcggggacaacgGGAACCTTCGCACAATCAGCCCGACGGCCTTCCGAGGCTTAACCAAGCTGCACACGCTTCACCTGCACAGGTGCGGCTTATCCGAGCTGCCCGTGGGCGTATTCCGAGGAATGTTCTCCCTACAGTACCTTTACTTGCAGGATAATAACATTTTAACCCTGCATGACGACACTTTTCTGGACCTCGCCAACCTTACCTATCTCTACCTGCACAATAACAAGATCAAAGTCGTGACTGACAACATGTTCCGCGGTTTGATCAATCTCGACCGCCTGCTGCTACACCAGAACCGTGTCATCTTTGTCCAAGCCAGGGCTTTCAGCGATCTGGCCAAGCTGAAATCcctctttttgtttttcaacaacCTCACCGTCTTGACGGGGGAAACCATGGAGCCGCTTAGCACCCTCCAGTACTTGCGCTTAAACGGTAACCAGTGGATTTGTGACTGTCGGGCCAGGACCTTGTGGGAGTGGTTCAAACGTTTCAAGGGTTCCAGCTCGGAGTTGGAGTGTGACGTTCCGGAATTCCTGGCAGGGAAGGATCTGAAGCGGCTAAAGAGCGAAGACTTGGAGGGATGCGTGGAAACGCCTCAAATCCAGACCAATCTCTTCAGCTCCAAGGCCCAATCCGGGAAGTTCCCCTCCACCGAAAACCCCCAAGAGGACACCGTTCCTCGGTGCTGCCTCAGCGATACCGACAAATCCTCCATCCTGTCCGGCAAGAGTCGGCAAATTACCAACAACCCCTTGAAGGAAAAGGAGAACATGTCCAAGACCAAATTCAAGGATCCGGAAAGAACCAAAAACGACACCCAGAACAAGCAGAACGACGGACCTCTCGGAACCTTATCCAACACCCTGGACCAGTCCCTGGAAAATATGAACCCTAACCTTATAGACAGTCTGGAATCTTCTACAGCCtcaagtaaaaagaaaaagaagtgctccAAAAAGCCCAGATCAGACAGCCACTGCATCAAAGGCCGGGGTGCTACCTTGCAAGTGCTGCACATTCTCCTCCTTCCCACCATCTGGATCTCACTAGCCATGTCTTAG
- the rtn4r gene encoding reticulon-4 receptor isoform X2, translated as MKTIIADGGRLLVVLMWLNFASQSASCPAKCVCYSEPRPTVACQQQGLFSIPTEIPVRSQRIFLQSNKLTVVRSTSFSSCQNLTVLWLYSNNISHIEAGAFYGLEKLEELDIGDNGNLRTISPTAFRGLTKLHTLHLHRCGLSELPVGVFRGMFSLQYLYLQDNNILTLHDDTFLDLANLTYLYLHNNKIKVVTDNMFRGLINLDRLLLHQNRVIFVQARAFSDLAKLKSLFLFFNNLTVLTGETMEPLSTLQYLRLNGNQWICDCRARTLWEWFKRFKGSSSELECDVPEFLAGKDLKRLKSEDLEGCVETPQIQTNLFSSKAQSGKFPSTENPQEDTVPRCCLSDTDKSSILSGKSRQITNNPLKEKENMSKTKFKDPERTKNDTQNKQNDGPLGTLSNTLDQSLENMNPNLIDSLESSTASSKKKKKCSKKPRSDSHCIKGRGATLQVLHILLLPTIWISLAMS; from the coding sequence GGGGGCGGCTACTGGTTGTGTTGATGTGGCTGAACTTTGCGAGTCAAAGTGCCAGCTGCCCAGCCAAGTGCGTATGCTACAGTGAACCCCGGCCCACCGTCGCATGCCAGCAACAAGGACTCTTTTCCATCCCTACTGAGATCCCGGTGCGGAGCCAGCGAATCTTCCTCCAGAGCAACAAGCTGACGGTCGTGAGATCCACAAGCTTCAGCTCTTGTCAAAATCTTACCGTCCTGTGGCTCTACTCCAACAACATTAGCCACATCGAGGCGGGCGCCTTCTACGGCTTGGAGAAACTGGAGGaactggacatcggggacaacgGGAACCTTCGCACAATCAGCCCGACGGCCTTCCGAGGCTTAACCAAGCTGCACACGCTTCACCTGCACAGGTGCGGCTTATCCGAGCTGCCCGTGGGCGTATTCCGAGGAATGTTCTCCCTACAGTACCTTTACTTGCAGGATAATAACATTTTAACCCTGCATGACGACACTTTTCTGGACCTCGCCAACCTTACCTATCTCTACCTGCACAATAACAAGATCAAAGTCGTGACTGACAACATGTTCCGCGGTTTGATCAATCTCGACCGCCTGCTGCTACACCAGAACCGTGTCATCTTTGTCCAAGCCAGGGCTTTCAGCGATCTGGCCAAGCTGAAATCcctctttttgtttttcaacaacCTCACCGTCTTGACGGGGGAAACCATGGAGCCGCTTAGCACCCTCCAGTACTTGCGCTTAAACGGTAACCAGTGGATTTGTGACTGTCGGGCCAGGACCTTGTGGGAGTGGTTCAAACGTTTCAAGGGTTCCAGCTCGGAGTTGGAGTGTGACGTTCCGGAATTCCTGGCAGGGAAGGATCTGAAGCGGCTAAAGAGCGAAGACTTGGAGGGATGCGTGGAAACGCCTCAAATCCAGACCAATCTCTTCAGCTCCAAGGCCCAATCCGGGAAGTTCCCCTCCACCGAAAACCCCCAAGAGGACACCGTTCCTCGGTGCTGCCTCAGCGATACCGACAAATCCTCCATCCTGTCCGGCAAGAGTCGGCAAATTACCAACAACCCCTTGAAGGAAAAGGAGAACATGTCCAAGACCAAATTCAAGGATCCGGAAAGAACCAAAAACGACACCCAGAACAAGCAGAACGACGGACCTCTCGGAACCTTATCCAACACCCTGGACCAGTCCCTGGAAAATATGAACCCTAACCTTATAGACAGTCTGGAATCTTCTACAGCCtcaagtaaaaagaaaaagaagtgctccAAAAAGCCCAGATCAGACAGCCACTGCATCAAAGGCCGGGGTGCTACCTTGCAAGTGCTGCACATTCTCCTCCTTCCCACCATCTGGATCTCACTAGCCATGTCTTAG